The DNA segment TTATCCACAGAATTTGTTGATAAGTCGAAATAAGTGAGAAACCATGCGGGATTGAGGAGTATTTCACCCTAGCGTCAGCTGATGGACGGCTTTGGTAATTTAATTACATTTGATAAATGTTACTACTTGTTACAGCTGCAAGCATTCGAAAAATCTGATACATGTCCAACTGTTAGGCTTTAACCTTGGCATTGCAGCATAAAATGACAGCGTTTACCCATTCACGACGTATTAATGTCGGCAAAGCCTTTATATAAGGCTCGTTCTCCTGATTGATCACCGCTCCGGATAACTGCGCTAAATTAAGTCCTCTGCTAACGCGGCGGCAAAAAGTGCTTCATCAGCCGATGCAACCACAAAGAGGATTTCGGCTAAGTCTTGGATTTTTTGAAAATCAGGGTCATCTAAGTGCATAGATAATTCACGGTATTGACGCAGTACATCTAAAGTCAACGGTTCCTGAAGTAAGGCTTCCGCTTGCGCTAATCGACTCATTGCCATAGTTATCACCTCTCGGGATGTTTTCGATGCCACTTATATCGTTAAAAATGGCGCCTACCTGTCGCTATAGGGATAATGTGAAGTGTCTTGGGTTATCGCTTTACCCATTGCTTTGCATCGGCGCAAAGGTCAAATTGAATACCGCATACTCAATTCGACCTCAATCGTGCCGTTTCGTTGCCACGAATTTGAACTTTATCTAGTTAAGACCGAGCTTTTAGAAATTTCAAATTAACCATTAACCCCAATAACTGCTGTCAATTTAATCAATTAAGCCTTTTGGGGATTTTTACTGGCGGATAAAAGCCAACTGAGTTTGGATGTTTACATACGCTATCTTACGAAAACATAAGTTATTTCTTCATCAAAATGCTGATTTCTACACCGCAATGCACATTAGATGAGCACTTAACAGCATAATTACACTTTTTTTAGTAACTCGAGTTGACTCATCCCACAGAGCGTTTTACTATGCGCTCCGTTCTCAACGAGTCATCGAGACAAGAGAAACGATTCCCCTGTAGTTCAGTCGGTAGAACGGCGGACTGTTAATCCGTATGTCACTGGTTCAAGTCCAGTCAGGGGAGCCAAATTTCAATCTCGATAAAAGTGAGGATGCAGTTAGGTAACTAACGATTCCCCTGTAGTTCAGTCGGTAGAACGGCGGACTGTTAATCCGTATGTCACTGGTTCAAGTCCAGTCAGGGGAGCCACTTAATTATCAATCTGTTGCGTTAAAACGATTCCCCTGTAGTTCAGTCGGTAGAACGGCGGACTGTTAATCCGTATGTCACTGGTTCAAGTCCAGTCAGGGGAGCCACTTAATTATCAAGCTGTTGCGTTAAAACGATTCCCCTGTAGTTCAGTCGGTAGAACGGCGGACTGTTAATCCGTATGTCACTGGTTCAAGTCCAGTCAGGGGAGCCACTTTCAAGATGATATCTCAAGTCGATAGCAATATCGCACCCTCTACTCCCCTGTAGTTCAGTCGGTAGAACGGCGGACTGTTAATCCGTATGTCACTGGTTCAAGTCCAGTCAGGGGAGCCACTTTCTTGCGAGTCCATCCAATCTTCTAAGCTCCAATAACTCGTCATCTAGGCGTGTGTTTTCATTTCTGTTTTACGCCAAATACGGTTACACTGTAAGCAGTTTGTTAACCAAAATTCCGAGTATCATCACGCAGATAGGGATATTGACTGAGCACTCTCTTAATATTCTGTCCGCAAATACTTCACCACATTGAGAGCGGATTTTTATGGCGATGTCTAAATCATATCCCATCTTTTTATTGTTGATTTTTTTAGGGCTGTTTGGTTGGGTTTATCACAACGAAAATAATCAGCTCCAAGTGCAGCAACAGCAAGAGCTCAATAACTTTAAACAGTACATGGGTAACTTTGCCCAATGGCAAGGTAATGGCGCTGAGCTTTACCAAAGTATTGCCAGCCATTATCCGCTGCAATTTTTCCAATATGTCGATGATACCGACGGACAACTTAATTTTACTCAGGGCGATCTCAACTCCCAGAGCCCTCACCTGCTAGCCGGATTGTTTGCCTTAGATTTATCCCATACGCAAAAACTGGCTGCGGGGCGTTTACAGGTTAAGTTGAGTGCCGATCAAGCGATTGAAAATGCGATCACCAGTACCCAGCAATTGGGGATGGTATTGGTACTGACCTATATCCTGTTGATTGTTGTTTTTACTTTTCTTATCAACAAATTAAAATCAGCTATCCGTTATGCGGCAGAGTATATCTCCCACATTCCTGACATGAATTTTTCTGCCATTGAATCTTCGAAGCTTAACGGTGAAATGGCGCCAGTGAAATTAGCCTTAGAAGACTGCCGAACTCAGCTCAAATCTAAACTGGATTTACTGACCCAAGAAAATCAAAAATTACATAAAGCCGCTTATCAAGATCCTGTGACGGGTTTTGGCAGTCGCCCACCTTTTACCACGAAATTAGAAAGCATCAGTAATCGCAGCATCCCACAACTCGGGCTGTTAGCCATGGTCAAAGCGACTGAGCTTTCCCATGTGAACCAATTGCAAGGCCGCTCTGCAGGTGATGATTATCTCGCGAGTGTTGCCAATTGCATTCGTAAGGCTTGTTCAAAATATCCCGATTCTGAGTGTTACCGTGTCTCCAGTGCCGATTTTGCGATTTTTTTACCTGATTTAGTGTTAAAAGACGGTCCTAAATTTTTAGAACAACTTAAAGTGTTCCTCGATGAATACCAACAAATGACCCGAGCCGAATCGGTGGCGCACATTGGCTTAGTGCCTTATCAACAGGGGACCGATCCCGTTAATTTGCTCTCCTTAGCAGACACCGCTGTCAGCATTGCGCAAACCTTAGGTCCCAATAGTTTCCATATTCAAGAGAAACTCAACGGCGATGAGCAGTTTGGGGATGACCGTTGGAAAGTGGCAATCAACGACTTAATCACCCGCCAAGCGTTGAAATTTTTTCAACAGCCGATTCAGCCTTGCCGCAATGATGTCGAGGTCTATCGCGAGTTACTCGCACGTTTTTACAACAACGAAGGCAAGTTTTTACCTACCACCACCGTCATCGCCATGGCCGAGCGCCACGGCATGAGCACGGAATTAGATAAATTAGTGGTGATCAGCACATTAAGAATGCTTAAAGAAAATCCGACCATTAGCGGCAACTTTGGCGTCAATATCAGCGCCTTTTCGGCCCATCAAGAATTGTTTGTAGGCTGGTTAAGGGATGTGTTGAGCAAACATAAATACATCGCTTCTCGCCTAGTGTTTGAGATCAACGAATCCGGTATGCAGGCCAATTTAGGCGCCAGCTATAAGTTTGTCCGAGAAGTCCATAGTGTCGGTTCGCGGGTCTCAATTGAGCGCTTCGGGATGAGCTTTACCTCCTTCAAATTCTTCAGTGAAGTGCGCCCCGACTACATTAAGCTCGATGGCAGCTACACCTCATCAATCGATGAAGATAGCAATAATAAGTTCTTCGTACGGATGATGGTGGATGTAGCACGACGCATCGGCATTCGAGTTATCGCCACCAGTGTCGAGCGCCAAGAGGAAAAACTGACCCTCGAAAAACTCCTCGTCGATGGATTGCAGGGCTATTATATTGCCCAGCCACAGGCCATTACCTTAACTGACCAAATTTAAACCAGCGCAGGGTTAATGGAGCGCGCAAATTTACAGTAAAGATAGTTAACCCTGCATTCTATATGTTGTTTATGCAAACGGAAAAGTCGATAATACGGCCAAGATCCGTTTAGACAAGTATTGAGATGAGTGAATATCTCCTGTTGTTGATCAGCACCGTACTGGTCAACAATTTCGTATTAGTGAAATTCTTAGGTTTATGTCCTTTTATGGGGGTCTCCAGTAAATTGGAGTCCGCTATTGGCATGTCCATGGCGACCACCTTCGTGTTGACCTTGGCATCCATTCTCAGTTACCTCGTCAACCAATATCTATTATTGCCTTTTGACCTCAGCTACTTGCGTACCATGAGCTTTATTCTGGTGATTGCCGTGGTGGTGCAATTTACTGAGATGGTGGTGCAAAAAACCAGTGCATCCCTACACCGAGCGCTCGGTATCTATCTGCCACTGATCACCACTAACTGTGCCGTACTGGGTGTAGCCCTGTTAAACGTGAACGAGAAACACGATTTTATTCAGTCAGCTATCTATGGTTTTGGTGCTGCGGTGGGTTTTTCCTTAGTGTTAATTCTGTTTTCCGCGATGCGCGAACGTTTAGCGGCCGCCGATGTGCCAATGCCGTTTAAGGGCGGCGCCATCGCCATGATCACCGCAGGCTTAATGTCTTTAGCCTTTATGGGATTCACAGGATTGGTTAAATAGATGTCCACCATGTTAATTGCCGTTATCTTACTGACCCTATTGGCATTGTTCTTTGGGGTATTACTCGGATTTGCCGCCTTAAAATTTAAGGTTGAAGGCAATCCCATTGTCGATGAACTCGAAGCTATCCTGCCACAAACCCAATGTGGTCAATGTGGTTATCCCGGTTGCCGTCCCTACGCCGAAGCCATTGCCAATGGCGATAAAGTCAACAAGTGTCCTCCCGGCGGCACTGCAACCATGGAAAAGCTCGCCAACTTAATGGGTGTAGAGCCAGAGCCGCTCAATGCCGAGGCTCAGTCCCAAGTCAAGAAAGTCGCCTACATTCGCGAAGATGAATGTATTGGCTGCACTAAGTGTATTCAGGCCTGCCCTGTCGACGCCATTATCGGTGCGGGCAAACTCATGCATACCGTGCTCACCGCCGACTGCACAGGCTGCGATCTCTGCGTCGAGCCCTGCCCCGTTGACTGTATCGAGATGATCCCTGTGGGCCAAAATCTAAAAAACTGGAACTGGCGCTTAAACGCCATTCCCGTGACTCTTATCCAAGAGACCCCGCACGAAGAAAAGAGAGGATAAGCGGTGCTGACTTTATTAGATCAATTAGATAAAGGAACCCTTTGGCGCTCACCCGGTGGCATTCATCCGCCTGAAGTCAAATTCCTCTCCAACACCACGCCAATTAGCCAACTGCCATTAGCGCAGGAATACTTAGTGCCTGTGCCACAGGTAGGTGAGAACTGCACTCTTGCAGTCAAAGTGGGTGACAAAGTATTAAAAGGCGCGCCATTAACTCAAGGCACCTCGATTTGGCATTTGCCGGTGCATGCGCCAACCTCTGGCACTGTAATCGCCATTGAGCCAAGAGCCAGTAACCACGCCTCGGCCTTGCCGGTCAATACCTGCGTGATTGCCGCCGATGGTGAAGATCGCTGGTGTGAGTTAACGCCTGGCTCAATTGAGCTCAGTAATCATGAAATAATTGCCAAAATCCATGGAGCCGGCATTGCCGGTATGGGGGGCGCCGCCTTCCCAAGCCATATCAAGCTTAATCCCGTCAGTGAAATCGAATTAGTGATTATCAACGGCGTGGAGTGTGAGCCTTATATCAGCGCCGACGATCGCTTAATGCGCGAATACAGCCAAGACATTCTGGCGGGTATTGGGATTATCCATCGCCTCCTAGCGCCCAAGCGCATTGTGATTGCTATCGAAGACAACAAGCCCGAAGCCATCAAAGCCATGCAACAGGCGGTGAGCCAATCCACGCTTCCAGCGGGCAGCACGCGGGTAACGGCGATACCAACCAAGTATCCTTCTGGCGGTGAGAAGCAGCTTATTCAGATCATCACGGGGCGTGAAGTGCCATCAGGTTCCATCCCCGCTAAGCTTGGCATTGTCGTGCATAACGTAGGAACCGCGTTTGCGATTCACCAAGCCGTGACCCAAGGTAAACCGCTGATTGAACGTGTGGTGACAGTTACCGGCCAAAATGTGGGTAAGCCAGGCAACTATTGGTTACCCATAGGCACGCCCGTTGAGCATGTGCTCAAACATACTGAATTTAACGCCGAAGCCGATCAAAAAGTGATTATTGGCGGTCCTATGATGGGCCATGCGTTACCAACCATCCAAGTGCCGATTTTAAAAGGCACAAACTGTATTTTGGTGCCCAGCAGTCAAGAAATTGGAACCACGCCAGAGGATAAGGCCTGTATCCGCTGCGGCGAATGTGCCAATGCCTGCCCTGCACTCTTGCTACCACAACAACTGTTTTGGCATGCAAGAGCGGAAGAGTATGACAAGGCGGCCAGTTACAACCTTAAGGACTGTATCGAATGCGGGTGCTGTAGTTATGTGTGCCCCAGTGATATCCCACTGGTGGAATACTACCGCATCGCTAAGTCGGCACTAAAACAAGCCGCCGATGAAAAGCATCAAGCCGAGCGCGCCAAACAGCGCTTCGAGGCGCGTATTCAACGCCTCGAGGAAGAAAAGCTCGCCCGCGAAGCCAAGGCTAAGGAAGCCGCTGCGCGTCGCCAAACGACCATGACCTCAACGGATAAGAATGCCGTCGCCGAAGCCATGGCGCGGATTGCGGCCAAAAAGGCAGCTGCGGCAGAAACCACAGCGGATAACGCTCCGGTCGAGGTCGTTGCGGCTGATGCAAGCAGCCCTGAGGCGCCTAAGGGTAAGGCGGCCGTTGCCGCCGCGATTGCTCGAGCCAAGGCCAAGAAAGCCGCCGCTGCGGCGCAAGGGGCCGATGATGCAGAACCGTCTCAACTAGCAGTCTCTTCTGAGCAAACAGCTTCTTCTAAACCAAGCAAGCCAACTGAGCAATCCGAGTCTTTATCACAAAAAGATAAAGTCGCCGCAGCTATCGCTCGCGCCAAAGCGAAAAAAGCCGCATTAAAAACCGACTCGGATGCCAATGGCGACACTAACGTCGTGACAGACAACACAGATAAGCCAGCAACAGAAACAACGGCTAACGCAGAAGTGGATGACAAAAAAGCCAAAGTCGCTGCCGCCGTTGCCCGCGCAAAAGCTAAAAAGGCCGCCGCGCAGCAAGCTGAATCGAGTGAAGTTACCGAGGTTCTGCCCGAGTTAGCAGCAGACGCTCAGCCAGAGTCAAACGATGAATCTGGCAATGAATCAAGCTCAGTCGCTGAACCAAGCACGCCACTCAGTCCAGAAAATGAGAAAAAAGCTAAGGTCGCTGCTGCGGTTGCGCGCGCAAAAGCCAAAAAAGCCGCCGCGCAGCAAGCTGAATCGAGTGAGGTTACCGAGGTTCTGCCCGAGTTAGCAGCAGACGCTAAACCAAAATCGACCAATGAGTCAGACAATGAATCAGACTCAGCCACTAAACCAAGCGCATCACTCAGTCCCGAAGATGAGAAAAAGGCCAAAGTCGCTGCCGCCGTAGCCCGCGCAAAAGCCAAAAAGGCCGCCGCGCTGCAGGCTGAATCGAGTGATGTTGCCGAAGTTCAGCCCGAGCGAGTAGCAGACGCTAAGCCTGATTCAGACGATGAATCTGGCAATAAATCAAGCTCAGTAGCAGAACCAAGCGCACCACTCAGTCCCGAAGCTGAGAAAAAGGCCAAGGTCGCTGCAGCCGTTGCTCGTGCGAAAGCCAAAAAAGCGGCCAGAGAAGCGAATGCGATCAGCGATGCAAATGAATAGCACTGCAGCTTTAAAAGCTCAGTGCATTTAAAATTATTAGCTTAAAAATCAGTGACTCAAGATTAGATAAAAGGGATCACAATGGCGTTTAAAATAGCCTCATCACCCCATGTTACCCGTAATTTGCATACATCAACGGTTATGCAAAGGGTCATTTTATGCTTGTTACCCGGCCTTGTGGTGCAATGCGCCTTTTTCGGCTGGGGCACGCTTATTCAAGTGTTACTGGCGATTATCGTTGCCCTGAGCTGTGAAGCCGCGGTGATGAAACTGCGTAACCGCAGCATTAAAGCGAGTCTAAGCGATAACAGCGCCATGTTAACGGCGATCTTAATCGGGGTTGCGATCCCGCCGCTGGCGCCTTGGTGGATGATTGTCATGGGCACAGCCTTTGCGATTGTTATCGTTAAGCATCTCTACGGAGGCTTAGGTCATAACCTGTTTAACCCCGCGATGGCCGCCTATGTGTTGCTGCTGGTTTCCTTCCCGGTACAGATGACCAGTTGGATTGCGCCAAGTACGGTTGCGCTTAATACCCCAAGTGTGATCGATAGCTTGCAACTGATCTTTAATGTCGGCGCCCATAGTGGTATGGAGCAATTCCGTCTCGGCATCGATGGGATCAGTATGGCGACACCGCTCGATACCCTCAAAACCGATCTGTCCTTAGGGCTGACTACTACTGAGAGTATGGCCAAAAGCATATTCGATGGCGGCACTGGCGTAGGTTGGTTTTGGGTCAATTTAGCTTATCTTGCTGGCGGTTTAGTGCTGCTTAAATTAAAAGCCATCCGTTGGCACA comes from the Shewanella mangrovisoli genome and includes:
- a CDS encoding EAL domain-containing protein, yielding MAMSKSYPIFLLLIFLGLFGWVYHNENNQLQVQQQQELNNFKQYMGNFAQWQGNGAELYQSIASHYPLQFFQYVDDTDGQLNFTQGDLNSQSPHLLAGLFALDLSHTQKLAAGRLQVKLSADQAIENAITSTQQLGMVLVLTYILLIVVFTFLINKLKSAIRYAAEYISHIPDMNFSAIESSKLNGEMAPVKLALEDCRTQLKSKLDLLTQENQKLHKAAYQDPVTGFGSRPPFTTKLESISNRSIPQLGLLAMVKATELSHVNQLQGRSAGDDYLASVANCIRKACSKYPDSECYRVSSADFAIFLPDLVLKDGPKFLEQLKVFLDEYQQMTRAESVAHIGLVPYQQGTDPVNLLSLADTAVSIAQTLGPNSFHIQEKLNGDEQFGDDRWKVAINDLITRQALKFFQQPIQPCRNDVEVYRELLARFYNNEGKFLPTTTVIAMAERHGMSTELDKLVVISTLRMLKENPTISGNFGVNISAFSAHQELFVGWLRDVLSKHKYIASRLVFEINESGMQANLGASYKFVREVHSVGSRVSIERFGMSFTSFKFFSEVRPDYIKLDGSYTSSIDEDSNNKFFVRMMVDVARRIGIRVIATSVERQEEKLTLEKLLVDGLQGYYIAQPQAITLTDQI
- the rsxA gene encoding electron transport complex subunit RsxA; the encoded protein is MSEYLLLLISTVLVNNFVLVKFLGLCPFMGVSSKLESAIGMSMATTFVLTLASILSYLVNQYLLLPFDLSYLRTMSFILVIAVVVQFTEMVVQKTSASLHRALGIYLPLITTNCAVLGVALLNVNEKHDFIQSAIYGFGAAVGFSLVLILFSAMRERLAAADVPMPFKGGAIAMITAGLMSLAFMGFTGLVK
- the rsxB gene encoding electron transport complex subunit RsxB; amino-acid sequence: MSTMLIAVILLTLLALFFGVLLGFAALKFKVEGNPIVDELEAILPQTQCGQCGYPGCRPYAEAIANGDKVNKCPPGGTATMEKLANLMGVEPEPLNAEAQSQVKKVAYIREDECIGCTKCIQACPVDAIIGAGKLMHTVLTADCTGCDLCVEPCPVDCIEMIPVGQNLKNWNWRLNAIPVTLIQETPHEEKRG
- the rsxC gene encoding electron transport complex subunit RsxC, with the translated sequence MLTLLDQLDKGTLWRSPGGIHPPEVKFLSNTTPISQLPLAQEYLVPVPQVGENCTLAVKVGDKVLKGAPLTQGTSIWHLPVHAPTSGTVIAIEPRASNHASALPVNTCVIAADGEDRWCELTPGSIELSNHEIIAKIHGAGIAGMGGAAFPSHIKLNPVSEIELVIINGVECEPYISADDRLMREYSQDILAGIGIIHRLLAPKRIVIAIEDNKPEAIKAMQQAVSQSTLPAGSTRVTAIPTKYPSGGEKQLIQIITGREVPSGSIPAKLGIVVHNVGTAFAIHQAVTQGKPLIERVVTVTGQNVGKPGNYWLPIGTPVEHVLKHTEFNAEADQKVIIGGPMMGHALPTIQVPILKGTNCILVPSSQEIGTTPEDKACIRCGECANACPALLLPQQLFWHARAEEYDKAASYNLKDCIECGCCSYVCPSDIPLVEYYRIAKSALKQAADEKHQAERAKQRFEARIQRLEEEKLAREAKAKEAAARRQTTMTSTDKNAVAEAMARIAAKKAAAAETTADNAPVEVVAADASSPEAPKGKAAVAAAIARAKAKKAAAAAQGADDAEPSQLAVSSEQTASSKPSKPTEQSESLSQKDKVAAAIARAKAKKAALKTDSDANGDTNVVTDNTDKPATETTANAEVDDKKAKVAAAVARAKAKKAAAQQAESSEVTEVLPELAADAQPESNDESGNESSSVAEPSTPLSPENEKKAKVAAAVARAKAKKAAAQQAESSEVTEVLPELAADAKPKSTNESDNESDSATKPSASLSPEDEKKAKVAAAVARAKAKKAAALQAESSDVAEVQPERVADAKPDSDDESGNKSSSVAEPSAPLSPEAEKKAKVAAAVARAKAKKAAREANAISDANE
- the rsxD gene encoding electron transport complex subunit RsxD; protein product: MAFKIASSPHVTRNLHTSTVMQRVILCLLPGLVVQCAFFGWGTLIQVLLAIIVALSCEAAVMKLRNRSIKASLSDNSAMLTAILIGVAIPPLAPWWMIVMGTAFAIVIVKHLYGGLGHNLFNPAMAAYVLLLVSFPVQMTSWIAPSTVALNTPSVIDSLQLIFNVGAHSGMEQFRLGIDGISMATPLDTLKTDLSLGLTTTESMAKSIFDGGTGVGWFWVNLAYLAGGLVLLKLKAIRWHISTGVLVGLFVASSIGYLLSPDTQASPLFHLFSGATMLAAFFIATDPVTAATSPRGRLIFGALIGVLVYVIRTQGGYPDAFAFAVLLANLCAPFIDYYVRPRTYGHSAG